The sequence below is a genomic window from Lycium ferocissimum isolate CSIRO_LF1 chromosome 9, AGI_CSIRO_Lferr_CH_V1, whole genome shotgun sequence.
AGGAAGCTACTGTTATATTTGACCATGGGGCATTCTTATGAAATACAAATCAAAAGCGCGCCTCAATAAAGGATGGAAAGCCTTTGTCGATGCtaaaggttttgaaggaaggaaatgaatTGCATTTTCAAGTCTGTGATGTAGTCTGTCATTTTGAGGATCGCCTAACCTTCATTGTTCATATGAAGGAGGAAATCATAGACATAGAATAGGTCTACTTGTGCCTTTTTCTATTTAAGAAATGATGTATCGTTTGGTTTGATTAATCTATCTATTTAAGGTGTTTTAGTAGTTAAATTGCCTTTGTTTTTTATCAATTATTGTGCATTATTACTATTGTAGACTTTCTGTCTTAGTATGCATTTAAGTACACAAAAGTGGCCTAATTTCTTCTCAAAATTGTCCAGCTATAAGTTTAAATTTCTGGGCAAAAAATCTCCAGTTAGCACATAAAAATCTGGGCAGTGTGGACtatatttttccccaaaaaatgtCCAGTTTGCACACAGAAAATGTGGGCCGTTTGGACTGTATTTCTGGGCAAAAAATGTCCAGTTTGCATGCAAAAAATCTGGCCAATTTGGACTATACTTCTGGGCAGTTTGGCACTAATATACTCCAACAATATGCCCCAATATACTCCAACAACTACACAACCATATACAACTACACAAGCTCAACTAGTTAAACGAATTGCACAACAAAATAGTCTAAGTTAATATAATAGTCTAAGTTAATATGCATGAGTAACTTGATATTAACGAACAATGAGTTTCATTCAACACTATCCAAGATGCACATTTCACATTCAAAACTATACTTCAATTTAGTCACACTAAACATTATTAATATACCTTCAAACTAAAATACAAACACAATAATGAGCTTCATTTTGTCATCGCCGCAAATTCAAATCCAACAATTAACGCACATAACATTATAATACccatcttcaacttcaacaccTTCTCTTCCAACTTCATAGCTTTATTAGCTTCAAAGTTTTTCATGGCCTCCCAAGCTTCCACTTTCTCCTTCAAACCATCCCTTTCGATCTTCACTTGATCCAACGTCATATTCAAAACATTGATCGATCCTTTTGCCGCTTCCAATTCTAACCGTAGTTGGTTAATTGCAATAACCGCACCATCGGAAAAATCGTCATCATCCCACTTCCAATAACCGCATGATTTCTaccaataataaatgaagttatttaatgtttaaaaatacATTTCAACATCtatccaccaaaaaaaaaaaaaaaaacttacatcACGGTTAGCACACTTGCGAAATTTCCTTCCGGGATTTGCAGGAGTTTTTGAAGTGAACTGTCGAGGAGCCAACCCGCAATGGCAAGTCCTAGAAGACGAAATACTACCCTCCGACATGTCCTAAACCCTTAAAATTGAAGAAAGACATTAAAATTCACAAACTTATATTAACCCTAAATATTAGAATTTAAGAGGGCACACAATTAAAGAAATTGGATTTAGTGAACACCTCCTCCATTTTTATGCTTACCAGTCGCAGATTCTAGAGCAGCTGTGTAGGTGGAGCGTTAAAATTCACAAACTTATATTAACCCTAAATATTAGATTTTAAGAGGTTGATCAACACAGTTAAAGAAATTGAATTTAGTGAAGAAAATTACCCTTTTTATGCTTGCAAGTCGCGTTTTTtagatgaagaaaaagagatgaaaaagaagttaCGGAGGTGGAGAGATCGAGTGGGTGTACGGGGTGGGGCTTTTAATCAGTGGGTGGGGTTTAATTTGGGGTGGGGTTTTAATTTGTGGTGGATATTAATTTGGGTAGTGGGTCAACCCGTTTTAATgggtataaaataaaaaacatggGTCAGTCGTTGTGAGGGGTTCACGTGTCCCCTCCGTCAaacaaggggtatatttgaaagtTAACTAGACGGTAGGGGCAGGAGTAGCTAAAAAGTATAACGGAAGGTGGATTTAAACAATATCCAATAGTAcatgggtatatttggcccttttccgctTATCTTAGGCAACAAAATGGGTAGAGGGTAATATTCTGATGGTAATGTCCCATGATTACAGAATATTAAAAACCATAATGGCTATTCAATGGCTGAAACTAATGTAGTATTTGCAAAAATGTAATGAAGGATAGTAATGGCTAATGAGCATTCTGTTACAATTGGTAAACGAAAACGTTTTGTAACAGACAATAATACCACATAATGAGAGCTCTTCAAGACCATTAAATGGTCAAATAATTTTCCCAAATCTAATGTTAGGAATTTAGCAGTTCTTTTTGAgatatcaaaaattatttcctcaaCATATATGcggtatatattttttttgactaaAAATGTTTAACTGATCAGTCTTTGCTGGTTGTTGTACTGTTGGGGTTTGTGATGTGGATTGTGCAGGATGGGAAATAAAGGGGTGTTGTACTGTTGTCCCACATTGCACTAAAGAAAAGAATTTGTTGGttttatataagaaaaaatacactTTTACACTGActtaaaaagttgaaaagaaaGTAAATTCTCCCTCAGCGTTATCGTCGCTTCTTtgaattattaatattaattaaaatatagaGTCTTGTGTGGTTTGTTTGGAtctattattaattaaaatatagaGTCTTGTATGATTTGTTTCGGTCTTGGCGTTCAAAGTTGTTGAATTTGAAGTACCGCTGTTCTAACAaagataaattttattttatcctggaagaaaataattcaataCCTTGTGAGAGACTAAATCTTTTAAGgacatataaaataaatttataaaataaattttgtatgcTCGGAATTAATGTTcgatttatatttaaaattctaTTCGACGCAGTGGATACCGTGTCAAAGACCATcaaataaagtataattaagtTATGCACGATTCTTAATTCAACGGCAGGCATTAGACTTTTTCGTGCGTTAACGTAATGATATTTTGTAACAATAAACAATTTTATTGACTTCTAAATATGTAGGTGAATATTTGatgaatttaaaaaagaaaaacgcAACGAACATATCGTTGAATGCAAATTTGCATGAACTTTGCCAAATGCCAACTAGTTGCCAgaagtattttttattattttagatAGGCCTGCAATAAAGAagataatgcatgcatggaataatattatttcatgaatacgAACCAAATGGAAGGGAATATTATGAGATTGGAAAAGTCACTTGCCCTTACAAACTCTTCTGTCAATCCAATCTGAAACACTTGAATCAGTGAAAAGCGTTAATTTGTTGTTTTATCTCGGAATTAATAATTTCGGGAGTGTTATATCCTAAGTAAAGTATGATATAAAAATATCCCATGATTGTTAATCTTGAAACCAAAGTTACACCAAActtgagataaaataatcccagaaTATTTATCCTGGATTATAATAAAACGGCCCAAGACCTTACTAAaatgagaaataatttttaaattatatataaactAAGAGTGTAATAACACCAATAATATAACTTAACTTGTTATAGCTAACTATTAATGAtatcaaattaaattattttttataaacatatttTACTTATAATCTATCAGTACACAACTTAAAACTCAAACGAAAATGCTCAAACCTTGTCTTGTTCCTCGCTACTAGTAGTTGCTGCCCCACGTACATCAAAGCAGCCTTTGATCCTCTTTGGTGAGCACTATAACTGTTAATAACCGTAGGTTTGATAAACTAAGAAAATATGGTAACTTACTTCGATCCCAACTAGTTAGAGCACACTAATATAGCATAACGCCACACTATTTATGTATATTGtcagattattttttttttgtgtgtgtgaaTGAGATTCGAATCCATGACTTTTGGGCCGGATAATGTGAATGGGAATAAAGTGATAATATCTCATATTAAAGAAAGGAGAAGAATTTATTGGGTATAAATAGAAAAACCCTCCCGTTGTTGTCATTGCTCCGCTCGCCTTTGGCATTGGATTCTGCTGGAAAAAATTGATGTGTAAAAACTTCCCcgtaaaaaaagaaatttgtaACGAGGATTTGGCCATGAGCTCGGGATAAAGTATGTATCGACCCtaagtaaaatataaattattctATAAAAGAGTTACAAATTAAGATCAATCCTATGATCTGACAAACGTAAAAGccaaatataacaaataatattATCATATTAATGATTATTATGTAATAATATATGAAATACAGAAATTTTATATTCCAGAAAACGACAACAAAAGTCCTTGTAATAATTTTATGACAAAATTGCATTAACTTCGTAATATACGAGTACTAAGAAGATCCATATGGTAGGCTGAAGTCACATGGAGAGTTAGTGTGTTAGTTGTTATTCTATTTTTGTTATCATAATAACTGCCCTGTCATTCTCTTGCTAAAATGGCAACAAATTGACAGAAAATGACACCTCTCAATGCGTCTTTACTGGCAAAAAAAATAGTTGAATTTAGTGATGCTGctgataaatataaatataaatataaattaatcatgaaaacgtaaatTTCATTaggtaaaataaataaaagaaaaggaaaaattcaaaagaacaaATCATGTCCCACCTGAAATCCGGGGTagaaacaaattaaaaactTTGCTCCAACTTCAATTAATtaagaacaatttttttttttttagcaaaacgCTGTATTTGAGGTCAATTTTGTCGGAAGACTCTGTTTTACACCTCACCTTATGTTTGACCTCCattctttataatttttttataaaatttagttAGTGTACCTAATAGTTGGCGAAAAGAAGTTAACTCAGATATTAAGTTTTGGTTTACACTCCCCACTTTATCATAAAATCAAACTCTCCATCCATCTTTGAACAATAAATTCTTTTCCCTTCATCAAGTGTgtaacataaaaataatattcaaacGTACATGCACAAAGCTAGGTCAAGGTAAAATTTTACTCGCATTCAGATATCAAACTATAGTAGTTTATCATGGTTGAGTCATAAATTAAATTGAGAATGTGTATTAATTAACTATAATCTAGTTATAAGAGCGTATGTAAAGATATGTGGCATATATTCATCAGTATAATTAGAGAATATTCTCAATTTCTCAGTTTTAAATATCTATTGCTTCCTCCATCTCatcgtttttattttttttctagtaaCCCTACAGTTACGGAATTGACCATAAAATGTTAATCCATTCTCGTTCTAAAGAAATAAATggtattattattaaaattgaCCTTAGGAAAAAGGATGAAGTTGTCTGGCAATACATAATGAATCCATGAGGGAAAGGAGATATGAAAGATTTTCACCAATCATAGTTTTGGTCAAAATCTTGTCATTAGTTTTTGTCGGAGGAAACCATGTGAATGACAGCGTGATTATAGGAACTTTTATTAGAAAATAATCTAAATACCTATTGGCTATTGGCCTATACTCGGAGACCTAATCCATAATTTGAAATTTCGATTGTGGCTATTCCTGGTTTGTTATCGAATCTCTAAGCGGGAAGGAATAAGTCGACAATCCTTTAAATTTGTTAATATATTTTAGGAGTATTTAGATACTCGAATTACAATATATTTTAATTGAACATTTAAACACATAATAAAGTGTTCATATTAgatattttttgcttaaatttaaaagaaaaaacattatGCACATATTTTTAACCGTCCATTATGTAGATAAGTTAACCGTGTGAAATATGTCACCTCCTTTAACTATACACATCTAATTCAACTGGAACATGCTTGAGGTTTTGCCGCTTATTGACGCTAATGTGTATAAGGCGgcatattttaagtggttacCTTATCTACATAATGAGCGCTTGAGAACATGCGCAAAAAATTCTGAAATTTGAATCAGAAGTGTTTAATAAAAATGTTTTATAACGAACTGTTCAGGTGCTAAACTAGAACGTAAAGTAGTTTGAGtgtttataaaagaaaatataacgATAGGTTTAAGGAGTTGTTGCTGTCAATTCCCCCAATCCCTAATTCATTATATTAGGTTCACAACTTATTATATCTACATATCTAGTAAATATCTCAACACATGTATAAATCTCAGCTAAAACTATTAAATTCTACTTCCccttataatttttatttccttgATAATTTAACTAGCTACCTTATTAACAAAACACTTCATACACTGTTTACgagtttaaatttttataattatattgtAACGAAGTTTAAttgttaaaataatttaactaattGTATGACAATTTGAGGAAGTTCTATTTCGAATTATTTA
It includes:
- the LOC132029261 gene encoding uncharacterized protein LOC132029261, which encodes MSEGSISSSRTCHCGLAPRQFTSKTPANPGRKFRKCANRDKSCGYWKWDDDDFSDGAVIAINQLRLELEAAKGSINVLNMTLDQVKIERDGLKEKVEAWEAMKNFEANKAMKLEEKVLKLKMGIIMLCALIVGFEFAAMTK